The following proteins are co-located in the Flectobacillus major DSM 103 genome:
- a CDS encoding lytic transglycosylase domain-containing protein encodes MTLTTFRSILAGSLLLVSAATNAQISAAPTPTENQGVVDTSSVKIVLPQPATPVVVEQNWLIDPNIVKPRLEALQKEIPLTYNAVTHQFVEYFAFRKPSFTKTMLERKDVYFPLYEKYLKKYGLPDELKYLSLIESGLNPRAMSRVGAGGLWQFMPKTAKIDFGLRIDEYVDERFDPERATESACRYMRQLYNIFGDWHLVLAAYNTGPGNVRRAIRRCNGGQTFWDIYNCLPRETRGYVPQYIGILYMMHHAESHDIVAENYEQRIEHDTIQVNNYLDLDKLASLSNISLENIQKLNPHVLTHILPGFTRNFALRLPKEELAYFRANRAMIMDSASKLPTGIVGSLQQDVLAETKTSTSEDSTPNTKTIVLASNRTKQELVEDDVEDVVINKKPKKSSYKVKKGDNLFNIADKFNVEVYDLKVWNKLKKSNIQVGQTLVIFKEVAVTSSEKYAKSNRTEKEAVHSGKVKFHKVEQGDTLWNISQRYGGISVEKLKKMNGIKGNVVKAGMKIRVS; translated from the coding sequence CACACCCACCGAAAATCAAGGTGTAGTGGATACCAGTTCGGTAAAAATAGTTTTGCCTCAGCCAGCTACTCCAGTTGTTGTAGAACAAAATTGGTTGATAGACCCCAATATCGTTAAGCCAAGATTAGAGGCACTTCAGAAAGAAATTCCATTGACATACAATGCCGTAACACATCAATTTGTAGAATACTTTGCATTTCGTAAGCCATCTTTTACCAAAACGATGCTTGAACGCAAAGATGTGTATTTTCCTTTGTATGAAAAATATTTAAAGAAATATGGCTTACCCGACGAACTGAAATATTTGTCACTTATTGAGTCGGGCTTAAATCCCCGAGCAATGTCTCGTGTAGGGGCAGGTGGTTTGTGGCAGTTTATGCCCAAAACAGCCAAAATAGATTTTGGTTTACGCATTGATGAATATGTCGACGAACGTTTTGATCCCGAAAGGGCTACCGAATCGGCTTGCCGTTATATGCGTCAGTTATATAATATTTTTGGAGATTGGCATTTGGTGTTGGCTGCTTATAACACAGGACCGGGCAATGTACGTCGGGCTATTCGCCGTTGTAATGGGGGGCAAACCTTTTGGGATATTTATAACTGCTTACCTCGCGAAACACGTGGTTATGTACCTCAGTACATCGGTATTTTGTATATGATGCACCATGCCGAATCGCATGATATTGTAGCAGAAAACTATGAGCAAAGAATTGAACACGATACTATCCAAGTGAATAACTACTTAGATTTAGACAAGCTGGCATCGTTGAGTAATATTAGTTTAGAGAATATCCAAAAACTCAATCCTCATGTATTAACTCATATATTACCAGGGTTTACACGCAATTTTGCTTTGCGACTTCCCAAAGAGGAATTGGCGTATTTTCGAGCTAATCGTGCCATGATTATGGATTCGGCATCAAAATTGCCAACAGGTATTGTAGGAAGTTTACAACAAGATGTACTGGCCGAAACCAAAACGTCAACCTCCGAAGATTCAACACCTAATACCAAAACTATTGTGTTGGCATCTAACCGTACCAAACAAGAGTTGGTCGAAGATGATGTAGAGGATGTGGTTATCAACAAAAAACCCAAAAAGAGTAGCTATAAAGTTAAGAAAGGAGATAATCTCTTTAATATTGCCGATAAGTTTAATGTAGAAGTGTACGACCTAAAGGTTTGGAACAAGCTCAAAAAATCGAATATTCAAGTAGGACAAACGTTGGTGATCTTCAAAGAAGTAGCCGTAACAAGCTCTGAAAAATACGCCAAGTCAAATCGTACTGAAAAAGAAGCAGTTCATAGTGGTAAAGTAAAATTCCATAAAGTAGAACAAGGTGATACCCTCTGGAATATTTCTCAACGATACGGTGGTATTTCGGTAGAAAAGCTTAAAAAAATGAATGGTATAAAAGGAAATGTTGTAAAAGCTGGTATGAAAATCAGGGTTTCGTAA